The Ursus arctos isolate Adak ecotype North America chromosome X, UrsArc2.0, whole genome shotgun sequence genome includes the window AAATTAAAGTGCAGATTCATTGCACTTTATGTCACTAAACGTCAACCATTTCGTTCTGTGTATTGTTCAACTTGGAACTtgacacatgcatacatatactTTTTGTATTTGCATAAAGAAAGGTGGAAATTGTCAAAAGTGGTTGGTGGTGGAACAGGAATTGCAGGGCACTTTCACATTCTACCTTATACATTTCTGCATtgtttccacattaaaaaaaataagaaatgtatataataagagagaggcagagagagaaaggaagagactgaTTTCTACTCAGGGGATATATCTTTTTTCCTAGGCAAGtagttcttcatttttttttaagtcatagaATCTGATGAAAGCTGTGACCCCTCTCCCCAGTAAAATAAACATACGTATGTGCATAACTTGGACACAAGTTCAGGTACCGCACAGAGGCGGCAGGTTGAGAAAGCCTACTCTAGGTTCATCAGTATGGTCAGTGGGGAGACTCCCTGGGCCCCTGGCATACATTTGGCTTAGGGGGCAGCAAAGCGGGTGTGGGCTGCAGGCAGCGACCCTGCAGCAAGGCTAGGTTCTCCCTGGGTGCCCCGTGGCAAGGAGGCCAGAGGTAAGAGGCCCAGCTGGCTGCACCGCCCAGGTCAGGTGGTAGCAGCAGCAGACAGCGTTGAGCAAGGTTAACTCAGGCGCCATGAATGAGGAATGAGGGCAGAGCGGGCCAACCTGGGCGCTTCCCCCGCCAGCAATCACTTTTTCTTCGCGGAAACCCACAGCTGCAGGGCTCTGTGGCAACAGCAGTCCCTTCTATGTATCCCTGAGTTACATCTGTGCGAAttcgggggagggagggagaaagcgaAGAAGCCAAAGACAGTTACTCAAGTTGGTCCCCTGAGTAAAGGTGGCATTTACCATCTTGCTCACCTGTCCTTGTGTACTTCTAGAGCGAGCGACAGAGTCAAGTGGCTGACTGCACGGAGGAGAGGCTTTGGAAtacaggagaggcaggagggcagcaccttcctccctccctttttgaCAAAGCTGAGAGATCAGACCGTTTCTACATTCCTCACACCCTCAGCTGCCTCGCGGTAGTGGGCTGGAATCTAATCTAGGGGCAGGTGTTCAGAACAGCCATCAAATCACAACAGGTTCGTGCAGCATTCCGCCAAGACTTTGGGACTTTAAATACGTGTCTTTCTTTAATCAAACAAGACAGGAttgtgttgcttttgtttttatcaaattGTAAGTTGATCTCTAAGTAGAAAAACTAGTAGATCATTTACATTAACTGGCCAAAATTATACGACTAAAGATTAGATCTCTTTGTGGACTAATTCATAGATCGgatgaaaaatttgtttttaattttaaaaccgGTTAGTATGTTTTGAAAGCTGCCACTGGGTTATAAGcagtaaaacatttttcttgtattataaatacatataacgTAATTAATGAGGCCTTTTCGGTTTTCCTTCCCACTTAAATCCTCCACTCAAATGCAAAtagcatcattttattttctcaatataaAAGGAATgcattactgattttaaaaaatgaactggaAAGTTTAAGTAAGACACTCCCACTACGTACATTCTTTTCTGGGATCTTTCCTCCCATTTCATATAAGGGTGCAGGGAAAATGCTAGCCCTTCATGGCTGGGTGTGGGGGAAAgtaagagaaggggagaagcaaTCGGACAGGGagtagagaagggaaaaaaacgaTCCCTCAAAGAGGAAGCAAAGAGCAATAGATAAGGGAACAGATGCAGTTTCCCCCTGTTAACCGGAGAAAGGCAAATTCCAGCCACAAGGAGCAGCTCTCCTCAGTCTCTGGGATTGGCAGAAGAAAATGAGTGGCAGGGCCTGATGTAGCCAGGAAGAAAAGGGGTGGGTCGGCTCCTGccgcactgctggtgggagtggtAATTGGGGTCTTGAACTCACCGGTGACGTGGCCCTCACGTGAGCAGGAGCGGCGTTTGCAGACGTCCTTCTAATCCTAGTCCTGGTTTGGTCCGGTTACCAGCTCCTTATTGCCCCGAGGGCGGGCGGGCCTGTAgccagggaagcaggaggaggtAACTGCCCGCATCCCAGCAGGTCTGTGTGTGTGGATGGGCGCTGCCTGGGGGATCCGTGCGGTGCGGGTGGCGGAGGGTGGAGACCAAAGAGGGACAAGGCCCtgctttctccacagccttgcaCTAGCCCTGGCCCTTCCAAGAACAAAAATGGTGGACGTTGGGGTCCGGATTTCAGGGAAGAACCCAGACCAGGAGGGAGGAAATCTGAAAACTTTGGCACCCAGGGCCTTGAATCGGGAAGGGCAGATACTAAGATTCTGGCCCTGTGTGCTGGCCCATCTACCAAGTCAGAATCTTGGGCTGTGCGTTTGTCATTGCCCATGTCTTTCAGTAGGGCGCTGTAACACTCAGAGCAAGAGAGTAACGAATCTGCTCCGAATCCCTGCAGGTCTGTGTAAAGGTGGGCTTGCCCCGCAGTCcccggaggggtgggggtggctgagGTCCTTGACTTAACTTGGGCCCATTTCTGACTCCAGCTGTCTTCCTGTTAAAAAGGATGTGACAGTGCCTACAGGGAAAATGGCAGTCGTTGGGGGTGGAAATGCCTCGGGGAGGGGGCTCTTCTTTTGCTCCTCAGGTTTTCCCTCCTCCCTCGCCCCGCCTCCTCCGTTTCCAGTTGTTCGAAAGGGGTGTGGTTTTCGCTGGGAAAATGGCCGGCTGCTGAGGGTGGGGGCTGCGGGAGTGGGTGAATGGATGCCGGGCAGGAAGAGGGCTGATGTCAGCGGAGTCCTGAGAAGTGGGAGTAGGGGTGAAAGACCAGGGGTGAGAGGCCAAAAGATGAAAGCCGCTTGACAACCAGGATCCTGAATTTGGAAAAGCTGGTATTTGGGACTCTCTGAAGGGCTGTTCTGTCCGCCCAACTGTCTCTGCCCTGTCGCTTGTTTGTGCCTGTGAATCTTGCACTTTAGGGCCAATTCAACCCTagaaagcaggaagaagaggaaaattgccCAGAAAAAGTAGGTCAGAGTGAGGGTGGTGGCACTATTTGGGGACCCCTGGGGTGGAGAATTGCGAAGACGGCAAACCAGAGTGGACCCATGGACTTCCTCCGCaccccccttcctttcctcctctttattCCATTTCGGAGCTTTCAAAACAAAGTGCTGTGCAGGTAGCCCACAAAGAAGGAAGTGGCTGGGGGCGGAGTGTCACGAGAATcctgaagtgggggtggggaggatctTGCTTCAAGTTACTCTTTGGAGTACAGCGTCCAGGGTTTGCTCCGTGGGTCAAGCATTCAGTCCCAGAGTTATCAGTCCCTAGGTTTAGTGGAGGAGGCGGAAACTGCggtaagggaggaaggaaattgCTCCGGAGCAGTGGAAGTTGGTATAatgggtggagggaggagtgTCCTGTACCTCTGAGATGGTGGGGGTGGCGGAAGCAAGGGCGAGTTCGAAACCTTTGTGCATTTTTCCGTCTGTCTTCAGCGCTCTCTCCACCACCATCCATTTTGTTACAGGGAAAGGGCTGTGGCGTCACTTATGAAGGAAGTGACTGACCggagtggggtgggatggggggaggattgaaagagataaaagagatggggaagggagatGAAGAATTTCAAAGCCGCAGCTCTGTCACAGAGGAGTGGAGGGTAGGGCTACGCAGAACTGGGGCCAGAGATTCCGGAGAGGGAAGTGTGTCCCATCCAGGGTGAGGTCCTTCTGTCCCTTGAGCGTTCAgcatcctcctccccacccctttgTATGCAGGTTTGCAAGACGCAGTGGACTTCCAggcaaggaagagaagaaactgCCTGGACCTGTGCGGGTGTATGTGGGGGTGCCACTACCCCCAGGACATCTGGAGGGGTAGGGGAGGTAGGGAACTGATTAGATACCTTACATGTAAGGTGCTGGGGGGGATGGTTGAACATGAGGTTGGAGAatcggggcggggtgggggggaaggggagagatttCAAAATTACCTTCTCCGTGGAGGAAAGGCATTAGTGATCCAGCCCTGAGTCCCTCTTACGTCCTCATCCATTTGTTCGTCCGCAGTTCATTCTGTCTGCATGCAAAGGCACAAAATGGGGAGACTGATGCcttaaatctttaattcattcCTAGGTTCTGGTGTATCTGCAAGCTGCAACCGGGCCTGTGGGCTGTAGCTGAAGACTCCGCCCCCAACACAGGAGCACTCCTCTGGGCCAGAGCAATCCCACTCTACCCTGATTAAGAATTTGGTTCAGACATCCAGCCCGGCCAGCATGGGCCGTACTCGGGAAGCTGGCTGCGTGGCCGCTGGTGTGGTGATCGGGGCTGGCGCCTGCTACTGCATGTACAGACTGACCTGGGGAAGAGATGAGAGTGAGAAAATCTGGGACGACGATGAGGAAGACGATGAGGAAGAAGCTAGTGATATTGTCGAGGCTGGGGCGGAGACTGGGAAGGGGACTAATACtaatgctggggtgggggctggagctAGACTTCAGGGTGAATCAAAGGTCAAAGCTGAGGTGGGCCTGGAACTCCAAAGTGGTTCAGATGTAAAGGCAGAGGCCCATGTGGGGGCCCAGAGTGGAGGTGGCCTAGAGGCCAAAGCCAAAGCCCTTTTCAGCACTCTGAAGGAACAGGCAAGTGCAAAGGCGGGCAGAGGAGCCAGGTTGGGCACTATCTCTGGGAACAGGACCCTTGCACCCAGTTTACCCTGCCCAGGAGTCAGGGGTGGAGGCTGCCACCCCACCAGGAGTGGGGCTAGGGCTGGAGGTAGGGCCAGTGGAAAAACCAAGGGAAAAACCAGAGGTAAAAGCACCAGGACTCCAGCCACAGCATGGCCTGTTCGCAGGGGCAAGTTCAACTTTCCCTATAAAATTGATGATATTCTGGGTGCTTCTGACCTTCAAAAGGTTCTTAACATCCTGGAAAGATCAAATGATCCTTTTATTCAAGAAATAGCCTTGGTCACTCTGGGTAACAATGCAGCATATTCTTTTAACCAAAATGCCATTCGTGAGTTGGGCGGTCTTCCAATTATTGCAAAACTGATAAAAACGAAAGATCCTATTATTAGGGAAAAAGCTTACAATGCCCTTAATAACTTGAGTGTGAATGCTGAAAATCAGGGAAAGATTAAGACATATATCAGTCAAGTGTGTGATGATACCATGATCTGTCGCTTGGACTCAGCTGTGCAGATGGCTGGACTAAGACTGTTAACCAACATGACCGTGACTAATCATTACCAACATTTGCTTTCCTAttcttttccagacttttttgctttgttattcCTGGGAAATTACTTCACCAAGATTCAGATTATGAAACTGATTATAAACTTTACTGAAAATCCAGCCATGACGAGAGAGCTGGTCAGTTGTAAAGTACCCTCAGAATTGATTTCCCTCTTTAATAAAGAATGGGACAGAGAGATTCTTCTCAATATCCTTACTCTATTTGAGAATATAAATGACAACATAAAAAGTGAAGGGCTTGCATCATCTAAGAAGGAATTCAGCAGaagttccctttttttcttattcaaagaATCTGGAGTGTGTGTTAAGAAAATCAAGGCATTAGCAAATCACAATGATCTGGTGGTGAAAGTAAAAGTCCTAAAAGTATTGACCAAACTCTAACTGGGAGTATGTCTGAAACAATATCGAGATAATTTTTAGTGTGCACTGGGAACAATGCATTTTGTAAATTCTTTGTTTTCCACTGTGCTTACATGGCAAAGATCCTTTCAGCTCCTACTTTGGAATAATGAATCAAGGGTCATCAACAGTGATGTTACTTGTGGTGGCTGGTTTTAGTCTGGaccattttaatgatttaatgaaTACTAGAGCTTGTATAAAGAAAGCATTTATTGATTCCATCTTGCTACCTAGATTGAGatattttttactctttcctcTACCTAAACTGACAGCAGACTAATCATAAATAAGCTACACTTTTGTATTGGTTTACATTTGTTAATCTT containing:
- the LOC113244307 gene encoding armadillo repeat-containing X-linked protein 1 isoform X2 — protein: MGRTREAGCVAAGVVIGAGACYCMYRLTWGRDESEKIWDDDEEDDEEEASDIVEAGAETGKGTNTNAGVGAGARLQGESKVKAEVGLELQSGSDVKAEAHVGAQSGGGLEAKAKALFSTLKEQASAKAGRGARLGTISGNRTLAPSLPCPGVRGGGCHPTRSGARAGGRASGKTKGKTRGKSTRTPATAWPVRRGKFNFPYKIDDILGASDLQKVLNILERSNDPFIQEIALVTLGNNAAYSFNQNAIRELGGLPIIAKLIKTKDPIIREKAYNALNNLSVNAENQGKIKTYISQVCDDTMICRLDSAVQMAGLRLLTNMTVTNHYQHLLSYSFPDFFALLFLGNYFTKIQIMKLIINFTENPAMTRELVSCKVPSELISLFNKEWDREILLNILTLFENINDNIKSEGLASSKKEFSRSSLFFLFKESGVCVKKIKALANHNDLVVKVKVLKVLTKL